The genomic segment AGAGAAAACCTAAAAGTTTTCAAAGAGATTCCCAGGGAAGTCTTAGAAGTCTCTCCTATTGATTTAGTTATTGGGAACCTTGCTCAAGAAAAGCCTGATATAGTATGATTtttcaattttaccaaaaaaaattttaaatacctcTACACTACAAAGTAAACTATGAAATGAACACCTTAAGTAATGtaccccaaaaaaataaaaataattatgacgAGAAAAACATAAATACGCAAATGGTGAAATCATAAaacaaattggcttttcaaagtTATTTTAGTGAAGCAGATCCGGATCTAGGCTACTCCCCCACCCACCTGTTCTTCTTTTGTCCAAAATCTGTAAAGACAAACAAATACCCTTCTAAAAAGGATTTATAGTTTATAATaacaaaaaggggaaaaaaaggaaaagaaaagaaagggagtgaGAATGAGAATACTGAAgtgcaaaatatataaataaactatgaaaaacaaagaaaataaattcaaGAATTTGGGTGCAGAAGCtgctatttcttcttcttcttcttcttcttcttcttccatttcatcaagctttgttgtttttgttttctgATGGGTTTTTAGAGAGGAAGAAGCTTAACTCATTACATTGCTCAAAATAATTGtactataattataataatattaaggaATAGCCATTATTGTCCTTTCTGAAGCAAAGTCCACTCTTTGCACTCTTTTACTTGCTTTTCTTCCCTATcattttcttctctctctctctttctccctTGAAGTGAAGGCTTCTATTTTATCTTTGGGGGGATTTAGAGTTTCAGCACTTCAGCTTGGTgtttgaaaaaagaaagaaagaaagagaaattgGGTTCTCCATGGATTCATATGAAGCAACGAGGATAGTGTTTTCGAGGATCCAAAACTTAGACCCTGAAAATGCTTCGAAAATCATGGGTTATCTTCTTATTCAAGACCATGGAGAGAAGGAAATGATACGTTTAGCCTTTGGACCTGAAGCTCACATCCACTCTTTAATCCTCAAAGCCAAATCCCATTTGGGACTTTCCATTTCGAACCCACCAACGCCTTCTACTCCCTCTTCTCCTTCTCCTTTCTCTTCAAGGCCGAGCCCTTTATCCATCCCTTCTTCCTCTTCAAGGCTTACCAAAGGCTTGGAGATTCCAAATCCTTCTTCTCCATCTACTACCACTTGGCCTCCTCTTAACCATTGTCCCATCAGTCCTAGCTCAACCTCCTCTCTTTCATATGCAAGTATTGTCAATGGAAGCAGTAACACTGCAAATGGCTCTGGATCTTTATCCTCAGTTCCTTCATGTGTAAACACTTGCAATGACAACGAACTCATCGATGACTACCAGTTCCAGGACCACCTTTCGTTTCTCAACGACTCCAAACCTGAGGATTTGTTCAGTCCTCGGCTTGACTTGGCAATGAGTACTACTCCAAGTGGCTACGCTGATTCCCTTTTACATAGGAGAAGTTTCTCAGTTCCTGGTCTGTGTTTTGGAGCTGAAGATGTCAACTCTGGGATTGGATGGAAGCCTTGTTTGTACTTTGCAAGAGGGTTTTGTAAGAATGGTACTAGCTGTAGGTTTCTTCATGGAGATTGTGCTGATGCTGCTGCTCTCGTTGGTTCTCCAAGTAAGCTTAATGAGTTGGAACAGTACCAGGAGCTACTTAGATCGAAAGCTCTTCAGCAACAGCAGCACCAGCAAAAGCTAGCTTCAGCTTCTCAGCTCATGTCTGGGGCTTCTTTCCAATACAGCAAGTGTGTTAATCTACTTCTCCAACAACAAAATGACTCTcataggtaaaaaaaaaaaaattgttatctCCTTCAGCATTGTTTATGTGCAACTTTTTGGTTTCATTTGCTCATGACATTGATTTTCGGTCCTTGGTGCAGATCAGCGATGGCTGCATTAATGATGGGAGATGAGCTTCATAAGTTTGGACGGTGCCGTGCTGAAAGAAATGATTTTTCAGCGATGGGATTAGGAGCAGCAATCAATCCAGGCTCTAGACAGATTTATTTGACATTCCCAGCTGACAGTACCTTTAAAGAAGAAGATGTTTCAAATTACTTCAGGCAAGTCACTGGTTTTAAGTTTAGTTGTTATTTTTGGCATTCTAGGTTTAAAGATTGTAGTTTCCCTCTGGATTTTACAGCATCTATGGACCAGTACAAGATGTGAGGATTCCTTACCAGCAGAAGAGGATGTTTGGGTTTGTTACATTTGTGTATCCCGAGACAGTGAAGCTCATCTTAGCTAAAGGCAATCCTCATTTCGTTTGCGATTCTCGTGTGCTCGTTAAGCCTTACAAGGAGAAGGGGAAAGTCCAAGAGAAGTAAAGCCTCTTTTATCTGATTTGCTCTTTCTATGTTGCGTACTCTAGATGATCTTCAAATGATGTAATTTGTCTAATCCATTGAATTTCTAGGAAGCAACAACAACAATCGGAGCGTGGAGAGTATTCAGCATGCTCGAGTCCGTCTGGGGTTGATTCGAGGGAGCCATTCGATCTCCATCTCGGTAAGTAGCCTTTTATTTTGTATGTCAAAATTTGCAGTGTTGTTGGTGAGCTTCTGTTTTGACTTTGAACTTATTTTAGGATCGAGAATGTTTTACAATACTCAAGAGATGCTACTGAGAAGGAAATTAGAGGAGCAGGCTGATTTGCAGCAAGCCATTGAGCTTCAAGGAAGAAGACTAATGAATCTGCAGCTGCTGGACTTAAAGAACCATCACCATTCTCAGTTCCAACACGGTTTTTCCACTGCCTCACCAGTTCCTTCACCGACTGTATCCCGTACTCCCAACAATCAAGCACTTATTTTTCCAGTTGATGGCATCGATCAAGAATTCCCCCAAGGTTACTTTGGTTCGATCACCATATGAACAAAGTTACTTTGCTGTTCAATTTATCAATGCGGTTTACTGTCTTTTTTTTCCTGCAGAGAATGGTGGTTGCCCGATCTCAGCTGTTTCCGAGTTGGCTGCTGCTATCAATGATGATAAGCAGCTGGAGGATTATAAAAATGACAATGGTAATAGTAGCACCAAGGGGAAGGCCAACACTGAAGAAAGTGATCTCCCTGAAAGGTATTAAATTTGACTGTTAATAACTTTGCTGCTTTGTGCTAGCTTTTGGTAATGGATGTTCATGCAAATTTACTCTATGCTAGAATTACTAATGAATGAAGGCTTTTTTCTCACAGCTTGGATCACATTCTCCCTGACAACCTATTCGCTTCTCCGAAGAAATCAGCCAGTGATCACTTCACTGTCTTCTCTACCTCGTCTGCAGAGGCCGTAGAGGCTGATGACAAAACCGGAACTCCTCCGACTACATCTTGTTCTAACAGTAACCCTTCACCGGCCAATGCCTCCGGCCTCAATATGGCTTCTCTTAAAACATATCTTCTTCAAATGCCCAGGTagatatcatcatcatcatcgtcattACTTTCCATTGCCACAGCATCCAACAGAACATTCATTTCATTAATGTGATTAAGTCTTTTGCTATAAAAAAAGGTTTTCTTCTGGCCAAGGAACCATTGGCATGTAGTTAGCCAGCAATGGAGGAAAATTGACTTTGCTAGGGTAAGCAAACTATCAAGCATCTTGGAATTGTGGTTCAAATCCGATCCATTTCATAAAGCTTCaactgtttctttttctttttttttttcctttttttttgtggaATCAGTGGCAATTAAGCAAGCATATACAAGGAAGATTAAACCCGAAAAAAGCTGTATAGGCAAAACCATATCCACAACAAAGAAAAAAGATCTGTAAGACAAGATCAGTGCAAGATCATCACtgccatcatcatcatcatcatcatcaacaataCAATACTACTTACAATCAAATACATAATATATGTATAGGTAAAGGACAGAGGAACTGATTTATGCAGGTGGGGTCCTTGGCCTTTCCTTACTGTGACACACCAAGTTGCTGGACCACACAACAGATAGTGTAGAAACAAACAAAGGCTGGTAGTAACTAGTAACtagtaactttttttttatctcatattgtaattttttttcatttcctaaTCTTTTCTTTTACCCTCCTTTTTTCAAAGTGAGGTGAAAAAAGAGAACTAAGAAAAAAAATCTGTATGAACTATGTCACTTTGTGTACAGAATTAGACCCCCCAGAAGTTCTAAAAGTACTTTACCAGAAGGTTAACAACTATACTGATATAGATACCCAAATAGGAAAAAAAGGAGTGAAAGGGTAAAAGCTTGGAACTCTGGGTTCTTTTTTTTGAAGTTATTTGCTAgtgtttcatattattattacagTATCTGTCAGCCATATTAGATCATGAATGAAACATGCAGAACAGGAAATaaagaacagaaaaaaaaagggatGAGGTAAAGGAAAGGTTGTTCTTGCATCATGTGATTAAAGTTAGCTTTAGGGGACACTTTTGTCTCATATTGTGgcttgtatatttattttttaattgaggtGGGGACATGCATGAATGGGTAATGGCCACACTGTCACATCGTTTCTGacaaaattttatatgaattgaGTATCTGGGTACCACTCACTCCCTTCACTTTCAGTCTTTTAACCTCATTCAGATTTTTAAAATACaaagcttttttattttattttatggatttTGATGCCTTTATTTTGTTTTGGCATATCTTAAACCATGTTGGGTCTATCTCTACGTGTGCTCTTATGTTTTAATTGCATGTGCATTTGTGCTGCCTACAGAACTACCCCCCTACCAAATAAATACAGATATTTTCTCCACTTAAACTGTTTCATGTTTGAACAccaatataatttataatttatgaagTATCAAGTTTATTTATTATAGGAAAACAAGGCATTAGTTTTTCTTAATTTTGGGTTAACTTGAACTATAATGCAagtaaaaaagtcaaaataatttaacttttctttttgctTGTGAGAtgcaaaaatggtggaaatttgaGAGGGAGGTTAGAGAATTATTTAAGATCCTCCCTGtcataatcaaaattaatataatggttttgggttttaggtGCTTGGGGTTGGGGTTGGGGTTGTTAATAGCTAGTTGGCATGCATCATTGTTATCTTAAGCATACTCATTTTTACTTACTGATGAGTTCTTGGGTTAATTTTCATTGAGAAAATCTTCATATTGGACCTTTTTTTAACTTTCAGCTATTGATAGATATATTGTTGTAAAAAGGAAATCATGTGCTTGCTAATTATTATCTTGAAAGTAATAAAGAGTTATTATTTCTACATTATTTAGGGGCCTTTTTTACTCTTCAGGTAAGTTGAGAGTTTCGGAAGTGttacattatttatatatttaattttttaatttcttattacactctattatatatttattaatattcttTATCTGTTTGTGAAGTGTAAAAAATTCCACACTCAATGTATCAAATAAGATTTCAATAATAAAAGTGTCAGGGGTTTTTAGACTCCATAATCAATGTCAGGCGTTGATAAGTGTCCTAtagaaatatagtaaaatattaaaaaattattttaaaacaaataagacaaatcaattttttaaaattacttataagATAAAAAATATACACACCAATATGACAAATACTCACTCATAAAAAATtcgtttactaattaatttaagtttcataaaagaaaatattttatgcaccactatagtaaaataataataaatcctTACAAGTAAGATTATAACACTATCATGTGTTCTTcagttatattaaaaaataaaaatataagaacatatgaaaatgatataaacaattttttttattctacttctagtatgtatatatataagtaaagtATACTATTATGGGTAATATTTTGAAATCATTCATGGTTTAgtgtttaaaaaagaaatttgtaTTGGAACCAACTCAATAATTAATCTTTCACGTTCTGTAAATCCATTAAGAAGGTAAATGCTAACAATGAGTAATGAGTAACGACAAGAATGAAACTCTCCATCATTGGTTAAAGTAAAAGACTTTTATCATCTCACCTAATCTCATGATTTATCcttcaattaatttaatattattaaataatatcagATAACTTCAAGGAGTACCCTTTTGACATTGTTCTTCCAAAACTAGCATGCTTTGGGATTTAATACCTTTAAGTAATTTCAATTTACTTTTATAATAAATGAGGTCCCAATTCgaaaatacaatatatatatgagGATTTAAATGTAAAATGTCACTTCATATGAGTGGTTGCATAAAGAAAATCATGGTTGATGGTACATCTTAAACTGTTGTTTTAGGGGGTTTGAAGTGATTATGAATGGGgtgcttttatttttttaccaatAGTTGAATTGGGGTACCATAATTCCATACACAAGGGGTTCAAAAACAGTGTTGCCACTATCTAGTTAGTACAATATATCCTACTTAATTAAGCCATGATTTCAGgtctttcattttaattatttaatgaaaaggGCCCATTCAATGATTAGATCAGCTTGGagttaaaaaaaggaaaaatcaagtTTAGGGCAAATGAATGGATGATTAATTTGGGCGAAATAAGTGTATGATAATAAGGCAAATTGCATAGAGAGGAGAGTTTTTGTATGATGTTgagaatataaataatataaacaaatggaGGCAATCCAACCAACACAGCATATGTAATGTTGGGTGAGAAATGCAAATTTGGATCATAATGTCTCTTTCTTACCAATAtatattgttgacaccattttttggtgAAAACGGAATCgacttaagttttgaaaaatgaaaacgaaaacgagAGTCACCATCaatcctttttaatgaggtgtgattggatcacttcgaaaagtaattgtttttaataaacggtttgattttattaaaacaacgattttggtccacgaaattcagaaaaacaggttcgggagtcggttacgtacgaggaagggttagcactctcgtaacgcccaaaaattagtACCTAACTGATTAGTTAaagtcttaatgtcgaaaattgaaaaaaaaaggttcGAAACACGATCcttgttatttaaaaaaacttgtataaattTAGGGAGAGAAGCATattttcacgttattcgagaaaaagaatcacatcccgtaagttatgACACAATATCTAAAATTCCCGATACGAGAATGAAtgctaaaaaaaaatatttattttgaaagagtTCGATTATCTcgagtttaaaaaaaaaggtcaTGTCCCGtgagttagaacacgatcttttgtTAATTCCCgagaatatttaaaaattttgtttgaaatgattcgTGTATTTGAATTTGTCGTGAagatcgaaaccccgtaagttagggcacgatcttctCGAATTTCAAAATACGAAACTTTGTTTATTTGAAAaccatattaaataaaattaacttaacatAAAATGGTAGGAATAAAGGCAATGTTAACatgtataataaaatgataatgatgATACAAGCACAACTAATATAAGCAATAgtcaaaaaaagaaataaaatacataaaataaaaagtcaagtatatatgaaataaaataaaaaaaaactaaagcatttcctaaaaataataatgaacacatgaataaataaataaataaatatcaaatagaaCGACAATAACAATACGAATAATAAGAGATAAAATATTTACGTATGTACATtagtatatttaaattataaattataaaaatgcgtgagtttatatacatgtatatatataaaaacgaatatacatatttatgtatatataaattataaagagtaaAAGACATAGGTATGTATATATCTAAAAATATGTAGGTATCTATATAAATtatgtgaaaatataaaaaatatatgaatatgtgtatgtGTTCACAAAAGTAAAAgtatgtgtatacatatataaagtataaagcataaataatatatatctaggtaggtatatatatataaataaacttgAAAAATTATATGCATACACATACTATAAAAATAcgtatgtgtatatgtatataaattatatagtatataaaaatgtaagtatgtacatatatatatatgataaaatttgaaaatttcaaggtataaatgaacaaataacagcaataataattaataataacagtaataatatcaaatttattaattttaataataaaataaccaaaatataaaaaaaagagccaaattgaattttaaaacaaaattcggGGGGGGGGggcaaatttgtaaataaattaacAGAGAAGGACCGAATTGAGTgtgcgaataacaaggagggactaaAGAGGAAAATatccccaccctccaaaacgcagCACTTTACatgggactaaaatgaaacaacgATAAAATTATAcggctaaattaaaaataaagaaaagaaggaaaaaagggGCCAATTGCAATGCGTTGCAAAAGCGGAGGGACCGCGCGCGCAAATATCCCTTttaaagaaaacacgcggatcctcccctcagGGTCGGTCATCACACGGGTCAGggtgaaacggcgtcgtttcaacgCCTATGGCTATGgcgcaaaacggcgccgttttgaacaACTATTAAAAATCAAAGttttttttacttcattttctgcttttttctttaaaaacaacTGAATCCCCTCCTTTTCTCTCTCTCCCTCACGACTTCCCGCCTTGGATTCTGGCCTCCGCCGCGCCACCTCCACGGCCATTGGCCGGAGTTGCGCGAAATGGGCTTTTTAGCCCTCCTTTCGGTATCCTCGAAGGCTTGGCCTTCTCAACCGCGGGACCGAGAGAAAGAAAGGGCCTTTTCCTGTGTTCAACTCCGACGACGGCGAAGATGGGCTCCGACGCCGGTCTTCGAAGCGAACATGtatctttctttccctttttcgttttgtttttgttaaaaagagtagtgaaacaaacaaaaataaaataaaataaaaagaaaaataaagaaaataaaaaacgcaagaacaaaaaaagaactggaatcaaccttttttttaatttttgatatgcTTTTCTTTCACTGgttgttaaaaaaatatacaaaggtagtgtttggcttttatagcttatctatttctatttttttgctattatttttGCTGCTCTTTGCGTGTTTGTTCCATTTTGCAGGGTGATGGACGAGCGGTGGTAGAGTAGGTGGCGCGACGGTGGTGGAAGGTCAAGGGTTAGGTGCGGCGGTGGCAGGGTGTCTGAAGGCAGTaggctagggtttcagaaaattGAAACCCTAGATTACTATTGGTCGGGCTGATTTTAGTTGGGCTTAGATTTTGGGTCTAGGTTTGggttagggtgggtttggatggatgattgggtgcggtgcgtttagcttactttttgtcttacgctacagtatcgctacagtatctaatctcgccgccaccgctatttttacactaaccgcagataaacgcaccgcccatccaaactcacccttagtttAGGTGAGTGTTTGGGCTTTTGGGTAAATTTGGGTATTGGGCCGGGCAAAATGGGCTGTACATATATAATACCTTAATTGATTTGGTGTCATTAGATATAAAAATGAAGTGGAATGGAATGATTGTTTACTCGTTTCGAACTTGACTCGGCCTGCCTCTAATTTAATCTCTGTTTCGACTTcgaattaaatatgaatttatttgtcTTGAACTcgcacaaaaaattaaaattaaactcaattttGTCTACTCGATCTGATATAATAtgtcataatttttaatttttatattttttttatcaaaatagaacAAATAACTTTTAAGTTATgtcatgttttaaaattttttatattttaatcaaaatacaacaaatattttttaaattttattatatttttaatgatatcattaatcattttataattataattatgctAGAGAAAATAATGATATGAATTTTATCATCatatatttaaactaatattagatataaaagtattttggtaattatttagacatgcaaattttatttaaatcaatcCCGACTAGAtctaattaattttgaaattagacCGCTCAaaactcaatttcaaaaaaaaaaattaattgggcCAAGTTAAAACCTAAATATAACGAattaattaaacatcaatttagctaaaaaaacctaaaacaccacattattttttctaaaaaagtaaGGCAAGTAATTTAAAGTTTTCTATTATATTCTTCATAAAACTATATATTtcttgaaatctaaaaaaaataactcatattttaaaaatattcattagcATAACTTCATCTCAATTGGTATCgttgaattttagttcaattgaCACTATTACTAttgtaacatttaaaaaaaatatgtattcaAGTGCGTTGAAACGTCCTTCCTTCAAGTTAAGGGTGAagataaattatgaataaaaataGATTTTGCATAAAGAAAAAAACATTCTCCACAATAGAGTTACTCATATGCTAGGCCAAAACTAAGGtattgtttcaaaaaaatttcaaactcagGTCACATTTTCAAGTCCAGCCAAACCGGCTACTCGTTTTGTTtctctattaaaaattaataaaatatttaaaaaatatttttttatattttataattaaatttaaatctaaaactatttttatatataaattgaatttgGGTTGAACAAAGTCGAATCAAGATATCAAAAATCTTGTccaaaatcaattcaaatctaaTTGGACCTACAAGATGGGGTGGACTACCCACCCATGAACAAATCTACTCtcgtatttaaataaaataacttagaTCAAAACTTAAAAACTACATTTGTAAAAAAACAACTCTCTTAATTCATCACTACTTTGATGCACAGTTAGGAAATTCATCACAATCTTCTCTTTGTACGCATTTAGTGGGTTcagttaaaaaatatttgatcAAGTTTTTTATTGCATCTTTTAGagtttaaacttttaaaaatatacttTCTGCAAATATACTTTTATATCCTTAAATCTAATGagaatttttctattttgttttgtcTCTCACCATGATCTAATAAGAATGGATAAGCAGTTCGTGGAATTGACGTGAAAGAGTAGAGATAGCTATATTTCTAGGAGCAAACTCTAAACGAATATGAAATGCATGGATACAAGTTATGCCTAGAATAAAAAGACAATTCTGAATTTACTTCTTCTACGAACAAGGAAGCTAGATTAGAGGTTCACATTGGTGTTTGGTTTACCTCACATTCTAAGGAATAATGTAAAATTCCAAAGGAACATTCCCCCATTTGGATTAAGAAGATCATACATTGCCAATAATTTTAAGATTCCAAAATAGGTAGGTAATCTCAATACTACCTCTTCCTTAATGAATCTTACATTTTCTTcataatgtcaaaatttttttgaCAATCCTACTCTCATTGTTAATAACTTTTGATTCACTTTActgaaaacaaaatgaaaataaaaactaaccaatcaaaaattctaaaataacattttaactatatatttattattattataaaaaaataacatgttGTCTATTATATTATATTCTGATTCCAATGTTACTTTTATaacaaatacaatttttttattactttgatCATAATTGCCCTTAAGACCTAACAAAAAAcctgttttagtaaaatttttttttcttcttcctttttttttatatatatttttactttgatAAAAAGAGAAGCCTTAATTGTTTATTACTATTCacaattttagtttatttatgtgagaaaaaatataaaattaatttactagagatatgaattcatttatcaattaaaaaaaatactttaaacttCACtgtaaagaataaaagaaaagaagtaaATTCTAAGGGtacaatttagtaaaatattcttttaaataattttacaattcTTCAATCAAATAAAAAACCTTTACACTCTAactaaataaatcaataataactttttttaaacattaatctcattatatattcttatcatatctgctgcctagaactacccatagtctACCCACGTCCTCCTATACTGGCAACAATGCATATGCgaattgagctaagactcaatcggcaaATCAATAATAAATCTTAAATAACCACTagttaagtatttttttttggataaatattaaaattatacataaatttaatGTGCAATGTCATTCATGAATTTTAACTttatgcaattttatacatgaaattttaatttaatttaattatcacaaatcattaacaacattattgaattagtaccattttacattaatataatacatattcgaacaattatattaatataatataaaaataaatgtatgtatttgtttatttaaatatgtacaattgaatcaaaatcaatgtttcatatatacatatgaatcACGATTcaagtttcatatatataattgcaccaaatcaaaattGGTATAGTAAATTATATATTGCaccaaaattattttataaaattgatatttatccctatattaatataagataataaaattaGAGTAAG from the Gossypium hirsutum isolate 1008001.06 chromosome D09, Gossypium_hirsutum_v2.1, whole genome shotgun sequence genome contains:
- the LOC107891427 gene encoding zinc finger CCCH domain-containing protein 53 produces the protein MDSYEATRIVFSRIQNLDPENASKIMGYLLIQDHGEKEMIRLAFGPEAHIHSLILKAKSHLGLSISNPPTPSTPSSPSPFSSRPSPLSIPSSSSRLTKGLEIPNPSSPSTTTWPPLNHCPISPSSTSSLSYASIVNGSSNTANGSGSLSSVPSCVNTCNDNELIDDYQFQDHLSFLNDSKPEDLFSPRLDLAMSTTPSGYADSLLHRRSFSVPGLCFGAEDVNSGIGWKPCLYFARGFCKNGTSCRFLHGDCADAAALVGSPSKLNELEQYQELLRSKALQQQQHQQKLASASQLMSGASFQYSKCVNLLLQQQNDSHRSAMAALMMGDELHKFGRCRAERNDFSAMGLGAAINPGSRQIYLTFPADSTFKEEDVSNYFSIYGPVQDVRIPYQQKRMFGFVTFVYPETVKLILAKGNPHFVCDSRVLVKPYKEKGKVQEKKQQQQSERGEYSACSSPSGVDSREPFDLHLGSRMFYNTQEMLLRRKLEEQADLQQAIELQGRRLMNLQLLDLKNHHHSQFQHGFSTASPVPSPTVSRTPNNQALIFPVDGIDQEFPQENGGCPISAVSELAAAINDDKQLEDYKNDNGNSSTKGKANTEESDLPESLDHILPDNLFASPKKSASDHFTVFSTSSAEAVEADDKTGTPPTTSCSNSNPSPANASGLNMASLKTYLLQMPRFSSGQGTIGM